A DNA window from Leopardus geoffroyi isolate Oge1 chromosome A1, O.geoffroyi_Oge1_pat1.0, whole genome shotgun sequence contains the following coding sequences:
- the LOC123601297 gene encoding H-2 class I histocompatibility antigen, Q10 alpha chain-like isoform X2: MLLLQLLSLLRELTAESPWGLPVVADGPASLAKVVMAELADLKLENKPWPGGTHSLHYHYLALSEPGPGLPQFLAVGYVDDQPFIHYDSRVDRAKPQAPWMAAVDTQYWETETQKQRAWAKVQQVETWTVMGYHNQSSGTHSTQRTFGCEIREDGRTSSFWQFGFDGQDHLSLDLETLSWVSAKPVAVQTKRWWETERCYAEYDKAYLEGLCLTSLHRYLELGSQSLTRKEPPKVQVTRHTAEDGSITLRCWARGFYPRDISLSWWLGEEELVQETEYVETRPSGDGTYQTWAAVRVPARMENGCICHVQHSSLNHTLTVAWEAPSHQSITSDKVIFIIFTIFTITVLLVVGVWIFIKQYSQGGEEPHNSQNPMSVEAAQLLC, from the exons ATGCTCCTGCTGCAACTGCTGTCGCTACTGCGGGAGCTCACGGCAG AGAGTCCCTGGGGGCTGCCTGTGGTAGCTGATGGCCCAGCTTCCTTAGCAAAGGTGGTGATGGCAGAACTGGCTGACCTGAAGTTAGAAAACAAGCCATGGCCTGGAG GGACACACTCTCTCCACTACCACTACCTGGCCCTATCAGAGCCAGGCCCAGGCCTTCCTCAGTTTCTGGCTGTAGGCTACGTGGACGACCAGCCTTTCATCCATTATGACAGTCGTGTGGACAGAGCCAAGCCCCAGGCCCCATGGATGGCAGCCGTGGACACCCAGTACTGGGAAACAGAGACCCAGAAGCAGAGAGCCTGGGCAAAGGTGCAGCAGGTGGAGACATGGACCGTGATGGGCTACCACAACCAGAGCAGTG gcacacacagcacTCAGCGAACGTTCGGCTGTGAGATCCGGGAAGACGGCCGTACCAGCAGCTTCTGGCAGTTTGGCTTTGATGGCCAGGACCACCTGTCACTGGACCTGGAGACTCTGAGCTGGGTGTCAGCCAAGCCTGTGGCTGTGCAGACCAAGCGTTGGTGGGAAACAGAGCGCTGCTATGCCGAATACGACAAGGCCTACCTGGAGGGCCTCTGCCTCACTTCCCTGCACAGGTACCTGGAGCTGGGCAGCCAGAGCCTCACCCGGAAAG AGCCGCCCAAAGTGCAGGTGACAAGACACACAGCTGAGGATGGGAGCATCACACTGAGATGCTGGGCCCGGGGCTTCTACCCACGGGACATCTCATTGAGCtggtggctgggggaggaggagctggtTCAAGAGACCGAGTATGTGGAGACACGCCCCAGTGGAGATGGTACCTACCAGACATGGGCGGCCGTGCGGGTGCCAGCCAGGATGGAGAATGGGTGCATTTGCCATGTGCAGCACTCCAGCTTGAACCATACACTCACTGTGGCCTGGG AAGCACCCTCTCATCAGTCGATAACCAGTGACAAGGTTATCTTCATCATCTTCACCATCTTCACCATCACTGTCTTGCTGGTGGTTGGAGTTTGGATTTTCATCAAGCAGTACTCTCAAG GTGGAGAGGAGCCTCATAATTCCCAAAACCCAATGAGCGTGGAGGCTGCTCAGCTGCTCTGCTGA
- the LOC123601297 gene encoding H-2 class I histocompatibility antigen, Q10 alpha chain-like isoform X3 gives MAELADLKLENKPWPGGTHSLHYHYLALSEPGPGLPQFLAVGYVDDQPFIHYDSRVDRAKPQAPWMAAVDTQYWETETQKQRAWAKVQQVETWTVMGYHNQSSGTHSTQRTFGCEIREDGRTSSFWQFGFDGQDHLSLDLETLSWVSAKPVAVQTKRWWETERCYAEYDKAYLEGLCLTSLHRYLELGSQSLTRKEPPKVQVTRHTAEDGSITLRCWARGFYPRDISLSWWLGEEELVQETEYVETRPSGDGTYQTWAAVRVPARMENGCICHVQHSSLNHTLTVAWEAPSHQSITSDKVIFIIFTIFTITVLLVVGVWIFIKQYSQARNKESCKQAPGGEEPHNSQNPMSVEAAQLLC, from the exons ATGGCAGAACTGGCTGACCTGAAGTTAGAAAACAAGCCATGGCCTGGAG GGACACACTCTCTCCACTACCACTACCTGGCCCTATCAGAGCCAGGCCCAGGCCTTCCTCAGTTTCTGGCTGTAGGCTACGTGGACGACCAGCCTTTCATCCATTATGACAGTCGTGTGGACAGAGCCAAGCCCCAGGCCCCATGGATGGCAGCCGTGGACACCCAGTACTGGGAAACAGAGACCCAGAAGCAGAGAGCCTGGGCAAAGGTGCAGCAGGTGGAGACATGGACCGTGATGGGCTACCACAACCAGAGCAGTG gcacacacagcacTCAGCGAACGTTCGGCTGTGAGATCCGGGAAGACGGCCGTACCAGCAGCTTCTGGCAGTTTGGCTTTGATGGCCAGGACCACCTGTCACTGGACCTGGAGACTCTGAGCTGGGTGTCAGCCAAGCCTGTGGCTGTGCAGACCAAGCGTTGGTGGGAAACAGAGCGCTGCTATGCCGAATACGACAAGGCCTACCTGGAGGGCCTCTGCCTCACTTCCCTGCACAGGTACCTGGAGCTGGGCAGCCAGAGCCTCACCCGGAAAG AGCCGCCCAAAGTGCAGGTGACAAGACACACAGCTGAGGATGGGAGCATCACACTGAGATGCTGGGCCCGGGGCTTCTACCCACGGGACATCTCATTGAGCtggtggctgggggaggaggagctggtTCAAGAGACCGAGTATGTGGAGACACGCCCCAGTGGAGATGGTACCTACCAGACATGGGCGGCCGTGCGGGTGCCAGCCAGGATGGAGAATGGGTGCATTTGCCATGTGCAGCACTCCAGCTTGAACCATACACTCACTGTGGCCTGGG AAGCACCCTCTCATCAGTCGATAACCAGTGACAAGGTTATCTTCATCATCTTCACCATCTTCACCATCACTGTCTTGCTGGTGGTTGGAGTTTGGATTTTCATCAAGCAGTACTCTCAAG CCAGGAATAAGGAATCTTGCAAACAAGCCCCAG GTGGAGAGGAGCCTCATAATTCCCAAAACCCAATGAGCGTGGAGGCTGCTCAGCTGCTCTGCTGA
- the LOC123601297 gene encoding H-2 class I histocompatibility antigen, Q10 alpha chain-like isoform X1, with translation MLLLQLLSLLRELTAESPWGLPVVADGPASLAKVVMAELADLKLENKPWPGGTHSLHYHYLALSEPGPGLPQFLAVGYVDDQPFIHYDSRVDRAKPQAPWMAAVDTQYWETETQKQRAWAKVQQVETWTVMGYHNQSSGTHSTQRTFGCEIREDGRTSSFWQFGFDGQDHLSLDLETLSWVSAKPVAVQTKRWWETERCYAEYDKAYLEGLCLTSLHRYLELGSQSLTRKEPPKVQVTRHTAEDGSITLRCWARGFYPRDISLSWWLGEEELVQETEYVETRPSGDGTYQTWAAVRVPARMENGCICHVQHSSLNHTLTVAWEAPSHQSITSDKVIFIIFTIFTITVLLVVGVWIFIKQYSQARNKESCKQAPGGEEPHNSQNPMSVEAAQLLC, from the exons ATGCTCCTGCTGCAACTGCTGTCGCTACTGCGGGAGCTCACGGCAG AGAGTCCCTGGGGGCTGCCTGTGGTAGCTGATGGCCCAGCTTCCTTAGCAAAGGTGGTGATGGCAGAACTGGCTGACCTGAAGTTAGAAAACAAGCCATGGCCTGGAG GGACACACTCTCTCCACTACCACTACCTGGCCCTATCAGAGCCAGGCCCAGGCCTTCCTCAGTTTCTGGCTGTAGGCTACGTGGACGACCAGCCTTTCATCCATTATGACAGTCGTGTGGACAGAGCCAAGCCCCAGGCCCCATGGATGGCAGCCGTGGACACCCAGTACTGGGAAACAGAGACCCAGAAGCAGAGAGCCTGGGCAAAGGTGCAGCAGGTGGAGACATGGACCGTGATGGGCTACCACAACCAGAGCAGTG gcacacacagcacTCAGCGAACGTTCGGCTGTGAGATCCGGGAAGACGGCCGTACCAGCAGCTTCTGGCAGTTTGGCTTTGATGGCCAGGACCACCTGTCACTGGACCTGGAGACTCTGAGCTGGGTGTCAGCCAAGCCTGTGGCTGTGCAGACCAAGCGTTGGTGGGAAACAGAGCGCTGCTATGCCGAATACGACAAGGCCTACCTGGAGGGCCTCTGCCTCACTTCCCTGCACAGGTACCTGGAGCTGGGCAGCCAGAGCCTCACCCGGAAAG AGCCGCCCAAAGTGCAGGTGACAAGACACACAGCTGAGGATGGGAGCATCACACTGAGATGCTGGGCCCGGGGCTTCTACCCACGGGACATCTCATTGAGCtggtggctgggggaggaggagctggtTCAAGAGACCGAGTATGTGGAGACACGCCCCAGTGGAGATGGTACCTACCAGACATGGGCGGCCGTGCGGGTGCCAGCCAGGATGGAGAATGGGTGCATTTGCCATGTGCAGCACTCCAGCTTGAACCATACACTCACTGTGGCCTGGG AAGCACCCTCTCATCAGTCGATAACCAGTGACAAGGTTATCTTCATCATCTTCACCATCTTCACCATCACTGTCTTGCTGGTGGTTGGAGTTTGGATTTTCATCAAGCAGTACTCTCAAG CCAGGAATAAGGAATCTTGCAAACAAGCCCCAG GTGGAGAGGAGCCTCATAATTCCCAAAACCCAATGAGCGTGGAGGCTGCTCAGCTGCTCTGCTGA
- the LOC123601297 gene encoding H-2 class I histocompatibility antigen, Q10 alpha chain-like isoform X4 gives MLLLQLLSLLRELTAESPWGLPVVADGPASLAKVVMAELADLKLENKPWPGGTHSLHYHYLALSEPGPGLPQFLAVGYVDDQPFIHYDSRVDRAKPQAPWMAAVDTQYWETETQKQRAWAKVQQVETWTVMGYHNQSSGTHSTQRTFGCEIREDGRTSSFWQFGFDGQDHLSLDLETLSWVSAKPVAVQTKRWWETERCYAEYDKAYLEGLCLTSLHRYLELGSQSLTRKEPPKVQVTRHTAEDGSITLRCWARGFYPRDISLSWWLGEEELVQETEYVETRPSGDGTYQTWAAVRVPARMENGCICHVQHSSLNHTLTVAWGGEEPHNSQNPMSVEAAQLLC, from the exons ATGCTCCTGCTGCAACTGCTGTCGCTACTGCGGGAGCTCACGGCAG AGAGTCCCTGGGGGCTGCCTGTGGTAGCTGATGGCCCAGCTTCCTTAGCAAAGGTGGTGATGGCAGAACTGGCTGACCTGAAGTTAGAAAACAAGCCATGGCCTGGAG GGACACACTCTCTCCACTACCACTACCTGGCCCTATCAGAGCCAGGCCCAGGCCTTCCTCAGTTTCTGGCTGTAGGCTACGTGGACGACCAGCCTTTCATCCATTATGACAGTCGTGTGGACAGAGCCAAGCCCCAGGCCCCATGGATGGCAGCCGTGGACACCCAGTACTGGGAAACAGAGACCCAGAAGCAGAGAGCCTGGGCAAAGGTGCAGCAGGTGGAGACATGGACCGTGATGGGCTACCACAACCAGAGCAGTG gcacacacagcacTCAGCGAACGTTCGGCTGTGAGATCCGGGAAGACGGCCGTACCAGCAGCTTCTGGCAGTTTGGCTTTGATGGCCAGGACCACCTGTCACTGGACCTGGAGACTCTGAGCTGGGTGTCAGCCAAGCCTGTGGCTGTGCAGACCAAGCGTTGGTGGGAAACAGAGCGCTGCTATGCCGAATACGACAAGGCCTACCTGGAGGGCCTCTGCCTCACTTCCCTGCACAGGTACCTGGAGCTGGGCAGCCAGAGCCTCACCCGGAAAG AGCCGCCCAAAGTGCAGGTGACAAGACACACAGCTGAGGATGGGAGCATCACACTGAGATGCTGGGCCCGGGGCTTCTACCCACGGGACATCTCATTGAGCtggtggctgggggaggaggagctggtTCAAGAGACCGAGTATGTGGAGACACGCCCCAGTGGAGATGGTACCTACCAGACATGGGCGGCCGTGCGGGTGCCAGCCAGGATGGAGAATGGGTGCATTTGCCATGTGCAGCACTCCAGCTTGAACCATACACTCACTGTGGCCTGGG GTGGAGAGGAGCCTCATAATTCCCAAAACCCAATGAGCGTGGAGGCTGCTCAGCTGCTCTGCTGA